In the genome of Triticum urartu cultivar G1812 chromosome 5, Tu2.1, whole genome shotgun sequence, one region contains:
- the LOC125507566 gene encoding pre-mRNA-splicing factor cwf23-like has translation MAVMEREGDDDVDHYEVLRLPSGEEGAALSVERIDKAYRTQSRLRHPDKRPDDPDATADFQSLASSYKILRDEPLRRQFDARLRGRRKAAARAAATGLKRRKAVSDLEERERAFAARGGLAVHAAELAKREEKPMAADIQRTLDEHFAPKKSCISGVASTSGHGAPESEPKTDNGTILKVSWEGGADYYTAARLDEIFKQFGTVEDIVIKFSESKSKGSALVVMVSKEAARSALKNRSAYNVFPVPLSVALIRPRPRLPRPSPPSELPPPPNSPPPPNLSVEVVAATTLRRRYPVSTGLSLPVSTAAVMPPRLHSRSSIGFHGMHRRESACYSVEIM, from the exons ATGGCGGTTATGGAGCGAGAGGGCGACGACGACGTCGACCACTACGAGGTGCTCCGCCTCCCGTCCGGCGAGGAAGGCGCGGCGCTGAGCGTCGAGCGGATCGACAAGGCCTACCGGACGCAGTCGCGGCTCCGGCACCCCGACAAGCGCCCCGACGACCCCGACGCCACCGCCGACTTCCAGAGCCTCGCCAGCTCGTACAAGATCCTCCGGGACGAGCCTCTCCGCCGCCAGTTCGACGCCCGCCTCCGCGGCCGCCGTAaggccgccgcccgcgccgcggCCACAGGGCTCAAGCGGCGGAAGGCCGTCTCAGACCTAGAGGAGCGCGAGCGCGCCTTTGCCGCCCGCGGAGGCCTCGCTGTCCACGCTGCCGAGCTGGCGAAGCGGGAGGAGAAGCCGATGGCTGCCGATATCCAGCGCACGCTGGATGAGCACTTCGCTCCCAAGAAGTCCTGCATCTCTGGCGTTGCTTCCACTTCG GGACATGGAGCTCCAGAGAGCGAACCAAAAACAGACAATGGTACGATCTTGAAGGTTTCATGGGAAGGGGGTGCAGATTACTACACTGCAGCAAGGTTGGACGAGATTTTCAAGCAATTTGGCACGGTTGAAGACATTGTGATCAAGTTTAGCGAATCAAAGAGCAAGGGTTCAGCACTTGTTGTCATGGTTTCCAAAGAGGCAGCT CGATCGGCACTGAAGAACCGTTCTGCCTACAATGTTTTCCCGGTCCCATTAAGTGTTGCTCTG ATTCGGCCTCGCCCCCGCCTCCCCCGCCCTTCTCCACCATCCGAGCTACCGCCTCCACCGAATTCGCCACCGCCACCAAATTTGTCTGTTGAAGTCGTCGCCGCCACGACTCTTCGCCGCAGATACCCCGTCTCCACCGGCCTCTCTCTGCCCGTTTCGACCGCCGCCGTGATGCCGCCACGCCTCCACTCGAGGAGCTCCATCGGCTTCCACGGCATGCATCGACGTGAATCCGCCTGTTACTCGGTCGAGATCATGTAG